One region of Salvelinus sp. IW2-2015 linkage group LG1, ASM291031v2, whole genome shotgun sequence genomic DNA includes:
- the LOC111969545 gene encoding neural cell adhesion molecule L1-like protein isoform X3, with protein MRMRSSSWSPGLALLVGVVASICAFHPTTAIDIPLEVVGHVNIEQLPTITEASPSSLIAFPFDESFPMTCEAKGNPKPEFWWTKNGEEFDPYQDPRLIKEKNSGTFVIPNTGNLTEYQGIYRCYASNKLGTAITEEIEFVVPHVPKFPKEKIDPIEVEEGQPVILECNPPKGIPPLQIYWMTIGLQHIEQDDRVSMGLNGDLFFSNALEKDSHRDYCCFAAFPKIRTIVQKNAMSVIVKSTNSIMERKPSLLMPSGVKSKTQLVKGDELLLECIAEGFPTPMIEWLKIDHRLPDRVTIENHGKLLSIDQVDEDDNGKYMCKAMNIHGMAVHYFDVSVEEPPQWVSEPESQLSMIGSDVLINCSATGTPQPTIQWMVNGKPIEEVPASNRKEFDDKIVLHKANSTDSAVYQCEASNRHGTLLANANIMIMNLPPMILTEEGLEYSAVEGKVIVMHCKVFSSPPSAVTWNKEDSTGSVEGPRFTVHQNGSLEIYNVEKEDMGQYTCYTKNTEGASAITALLDVKDPTKIFQAPEDLQVLIGTTAQLSCLAVYDNSFSGDFEIVWEKDDMEIALNHTENSGYFIDDGILQIVNVSHRDQGMYKCVASTPMDQDTASALLMVLDIPHAPENLVLSEHKGRSVKLKWITGEDHNSSTTEFIIEYEESQWEPGTWRELQRVPGNQGSAVLKLYGHVDYRFRVSGVNTVGRGRPSEPTERYKTPPAAPDKNPENIKIEGHLPHEMDINWEPLSPIEHNGPGLEYKVSYKRQHVEEDWQXHVVKRHSFVVKDTPTFVPYEIRIQARNHQGWGPEPKVVTGYSGEDFPSAAPDDAAVEVMNNSLVKVSWTRVHKDKLHGHLGGYRINWWRLRSLLDSKKTHGDKHTLTFPGDRNHAMVPGLTPFSEYSLIVMTFNRRGNGPGSHAVNFKTPEGVPEKNPVFRVTDVQKHTVTLTWAPPLEVNGVLTGYLLEYQLINDTDEVGVLQTVDISNPDTTMWVLQNLEAISRYKFYLRPCTRVGCGPRVSKESTTTPEARLASIHGGISTQGWFIGLMCVVALLTLMVLIACFVNRNKGGKYSVKEKEDLHPDLESQGIHDDTFCEYSDNDEKPLKGSQHSLSGQIKAEDSGDSLVDYGDEDIQFNEDGSFIGEYAGRKEKKVSMEVKGTTNQSTA; from the exons ATGAGGATGAGGTCGTCGAGTTGGAGCCCAGGATTGGCTCTCCTGGTGGGTGTGGTCGCCAGTATCTGTGCCTTTCACCCCACCACTGCCATAGACATACCACTGGAGG TTGTAGGTCATGTAAACA TTGAGCAGCTGCCCACCATCACAGAGGCCTCCCCCAGCTCTCTGATCGCCTTCCCCTTCGATGAGAGCTTCCCCATGACGTGTGAAGCCAAAGGGAACCCCAAGCCAGA ATTCTGGTGGACGAAGAATGGGGAAGAGTTTGACCCTTACCAGGACCCAAGGCTGATCAAGGAGAAAAACTCGGGGACGTTTGTGATCCCCAACACTGGGAACCTCACAGAGTACCAGGGAATTTACCGCTGTTATGCCTCGAATAAACTAGGGACAGCCATAACAGAGGAGATTGAGTTTGTTGTGCCCC ATGTACCGAAGTTTCCTAAGGAGAAGATTGATCCCATCGAGGTGGAGGAGGGTCAGCCTGTCATTCTGGAGTGTAACCCTCCTAAAGGAATCCCTCCTTTACAGATCTATTGGATGACCATCG GCCTTCAGCACATAGAGCAGGATGACAGGGTGTCCATGGGTCTGAACGGCGACCTGTTCTTCTCTAATGCTCTGGAGAAGGATAGCCACAGAGACTACTGCTGCTTCGCTGCCTTCCCCAAGATACGCACCATCGTACAGAAGAATGCCATGTCTGTCATAGTCAAGAGCA CCAATTCAATCATGGAGAGAAAACCAAGTCTTCTGATGCCCTCTGGTGTCAAGTCGAAGACACAGCTGGTGAAAGGTGACGAGCTACTACTGGAGTGCATTGcagagggctt TCCAACTCCCATGATTGAGTGGTTGAAGATAGACCACAGGCTGCCTGACAGAGTAACAATCGAGAACCATGGGAAACTCCTGAGCATTgaccaggttgatgaagacgacAATGGGAAGTACATGTGTAAGGCTATGAACATCCACGGAATGGCCGTCCACTACTTTGACGTATCAGtggaag AGCCTCCTCAGTGGGTGTCTGAGCCTGAGAGCCAGCTTAGTATGATTGGCTCAGATGTGCTCATCAATTGCTCCGCCACGGGCACTCCTCAGCCCACCATCCAATGGATGGTGAATGGAAAGCCTATTGAGG AGGTCCCAGCATCTAACAGAAaagagtttgatgacaaaattgtCTTGCACAAAGCCAACTCGACTGACAGTGCCGTCTACCAATGTGAGGCCTCCAACAGACATGGAACCCTGCTAGCCAATGCCAATATCATGATCATGA ATCTGCCTCCTATGATCCTGACAGAGGAAGGTCTGGAGTATTCAGCTGTGGAGGGGAAGGTTATAGTGATGCACTGCAAGGTGTTCAGTTCTCCACCCTCTGCTGTTACCTG GAACAAGGAGGACTCCACAGGATCTGTGGAGGGACCAAGGTTTACAGTTCACCAGAATGGATCATTGGAGATCTATAATGTGGAAAAAGAAGACATGGGCCAATACACATGTTACACCAAGAATACTGAAGGGGCGTCTGCTATCACTGCCCTACTGGATGTTAAAG ATCCCACAAAGATATTCCAGGCCCCGGAAGACTTGCAGGTCCTAATAGGAACCACAGCCCAGCTCTCCTGCCTGGCGGTGTACGACAACTCATTCAGTGGCGACTTTGAGATTGTGTGGGAAAAAGACGATATGGAGATAGCCCTAAACCACACAGAGAATTCTGG ATATTTCATAGATGATGGTATACTGCAGATCGTCAACGTCAGCCACAGAGACCAGGGCATGTACAAGTGTGTGGCCAGTACTCCAATGGATCAGGACACTGCCTCTGCACTACTCATGGTGCTGG ACATCCCACATGCACCTGAGAATTTGGTGCTATCTGAACACAAGGGCAGAAGTGTGAAGCTCAAATGGATCACTGGGGAGGACCACAACAGCTCAACCACTG AGTTCATTATTGAGTATGAGGAGAGCCAGTGGGAGCCGGGGACCTGGAGAGAGCTTCAGAGAGTTCCTGGAAATCARGGCTCGGCAGTCCTCAAACTTTACGGACATGTCGACTATCGCTTCCGAGTGTCTGGAGTTAACACAGTGGGCAGAGGGCGCCCCAGTGAGCCCACAGAGAGATACAAGACCCCTCCCGCAG CCCCTGACAAGAACCCTGAAAATATCAAAATTGAAGGTCATTTGCCACATGAAATGGATATCAACTGGGAG CCATTGTCCCCCATTGAACACAATGGGCCAGGCCTTGAATATAAGGTGAGTTATAAGAGACAGCATGTGGAGGAGGACTGGCAGGAMCATGTGGTGAAGAGACACTCGTTTGTGGTGAAGGACACTCCCACGTTTGTGCCATATGAGATCAGGATCCAGGCAAGGAACCACCAGGGATGGGGACCTGAACCCAAAGTGGTGACGGGCTACTCTGGAGAAGACT TCCCCTCTGCGGCTCCTGATGATGCAGCGGTGGAGGTGATGAACAACTCGCTGGTCAAGGTCAGCTGGACGCGTGTTCACAAGGACAAGCTGCATGGACATCTGGGAGGCTACAGG ATAAACTGGTGGCGGCTGCGTAGTCTGCTGGACTCAAAGAAGACTCACGGGGACAAACACACTCTGACATTCCCGGGGGACCGGAACCATGCCATGGTACCAGGGCTCACGCCCTTCTCTGAGTACAGCCTCATCGTCATGACCTTCAACAGGCGAGGCAATGGGCCAGGTAGCCACGCCGTCAACTTCAAAACCCCAGAGGGAG TTCCAGAGAAAAACCCAGTTTTCAGGGTCACAGATGTTCAGAAGCACACTGTCACTCTCACCTGGGCACCTCCCCTGGAGGTCAACGGAGTCCTTACAGGATACCTGCTAGAGTATCAGCTGA tcaaCGACACAGACGAGGTGGGTGTCCTGCAGACTGTGGACATCAGCAACCCTGACACCACCATGTGGGTCCTGCAGAACCTGGAGGCCATCAGCAGATACAAGTTCTACCTGCGCCCCTGCACCAGGGTGGGCTGTGGGCCCCGGGTCAGCAAGGAGAGCACCACCACGCCTGAAGCAC GTCTGGCAAGCATCCATGGAGGAATCTCTACCCAGGGCTGGTTCATCGGACTGATGTGTGTCGTGGCTCTCCTCACACTCATGGTGTTAATCGCCTGCTTTGTCAACAGAAATAAAGGAGGGAAATATTCCG TAAAGGAGAAAGAGGATCTTCACCCAGACCTAGAATCCCAGGGTATCCATGATGACACCTTCTGTGAATACAG TGACAATGATGAGAAGCCACTGAAGGGCAGCCAGCACTCTCTGAGCGGACAGATCAAAGCAGAGGACAGTGGGGACAGCCTGGTGGACTATGGGGATGAGGACATCCAGTTCAACGAGGATGGCTCCTTTATCGGCGAGTACGCAGGTCGCAAAGAAAAGAAGGTGTCCATGGAAGTCAAAGGAACCACCAATCAGAGCACAGCGTGA
- the LOC111969545 gene encoding neural cell adhesion molecule L1-like protein isoform X1, with protein sequence MRMRSSSWSPGLALLVGVVASICAFHPTTAIDIPLEVVGHVNIEQLPTITEASPSSLIAFPFDESFPMTCEAKGNPKPEFWWTKNGEEFDPYQDPRLIKEKNSGTFVIPNTGNLTEYQGIYRCYASNKLGTAITEEIEFVVPHVPKFPKEKIDPIEVEEGQPVILECNPPKGIPPLQIYWMTIGLQHIEQDDRVSMGLNGDLFFSNALEKDSHRDYCCFAAFPKIRTIVQKNAMSVIVKSKNSNNDSSSGPGHANSIMERKPSLLMPSGVKSKTQLVKGDELLLECIAEGFPTPMIEWLKIDHRLPDRVTIENHGKLLSIDQVDEDDNGKYMCKAMNIHGMAVHYFDVSVEEPPQWVSEPESQLSMIGSDVLINCSATGTPQPTIQWMVNGKPIEEVPASNRKEFDDKIVLHKANSTDSAVYQCEASNRHGTLLANANIMIMNLPPMILTEEGLEYSAVEGKVIVMHCKVFSSPPSAVTWNKEDSTGSVEGPRFTVHQNGSLEIYNVEKEDMGQYTCYTKNTEGASAITALLDVKDPTKIFQAPEDLQVLIGTTAQLSCLAVYDNSFSGDFEIVWEKDDMEIALNHTENSGYFIDDGILQIVNVSHRDQGMYKCVASTPMDQDTASALLMVLDIPHAPENLVLSEHKGRSVKLKWITGEDHNSSTTEFIIEYEESQWEPGTWRELQRVPGNQGSAVLKLYGHVDYRFRVSGVNTVGRGRPSEPTERYKTPPAAPDKNPENIKIEGHLPHEMDINWEPLSPIEHNGPGLEYKVSYKRQHVEEDWQXHVVKRHSFVVKDTPTFVPYEIRIQARNHQGWGPEPKVVTGYSGEDFPSAAPDDAAVEVMNNSLVKVSWTRVHKDKLHGHLGGYRINWWRLRSLLDSKKTHGDKHTLTFPGDRNHAMVPGLTPFSEYSLIVMTFNRRGNGPGSHAVNFKTPEGVPEKNPVFRVTDVQKHTVTLTWAPPLEVNGVLTGYLLEYQLINDTDEVGVLQTVDISNPDTTMWVLQNLEAISRYKFYLRPCTRVGCGPRVSKESTTTPEARLASIHGGISTQGWFIGLMCVVALLTLMVLIACFVNRNKGGKYSVKEKEDLHPDLESQGIHDDTFCEYSDNDEKPLKGSQHSLSGQIKAEDSGDSLVDYGDEDIQFNEDGSFIGEYAGRKEKKVSMEVKGTTNQSTA encoded by the exons ATGAGGATGAGGTCGTCGAGTTGGAGCCCAGGATTGGCTCTCCTGGTGGGTGTGGTCGCCAGTATCTGTGCCTTTCACCCCACCACTGCCATAGACATACCACTGGAGG TTGTAGGTCATGTAAACA TTGAGCAGCTGCCCACCATCACAGAGGCCTCCCCCAGCTCTCTGATCGCCTTCCCCTTCGATGAGAGCTTCCCCATGACGTGTGAAGCCAAAGGGAACCCCAAGCCAGA ATTCTGGTGGACGAAGAATGGGGAAGAGTTTGACCCTTACCAGGACCCAAGGCTGATCAAGGAGAAAAACTCGGGGACGTTTGTGATCCCCAACACTGGGAACCTCACAGAGTACCAGGGAATTTACCGCTGTTATGCCTCGAATAAACTAGGGACAGCCATAACAGAGGAGATTGAGTTTGTTGTGCCCC ATGTACCGAAGTTTCCTAAGGAGAAGATTGATCCCATCGAGGTGGAGGAGGGTCAGCCTGTCATTCTGGAGTGTAACCCTCCTAAAGGAATCCCTCCTTTACAGATCTATTGGATGACCATCG GCCTTCAGCACATAGAGCAGGATGACAGGGTGTCCATGGGTCTGAACGGCGACCTGTTCTTCTCTAATGCTCTGGAGAAGGATAGCCACAGAGACTACTGCTGCTTCGCTGCCTTCCCCAAGATACGCACCATCGTACAGAAGAATGCCATGTCTGTCATAGTCAAGAGCA AAAATTCAAACAATGACTCAAGTAGCGGTCCAGGTCATG CCAATTCAATCATGGAGAGAAAACCAAGTCTTCTGATGCCCTCTGGTGTCAAGTCGAAGACACAGCTGGTGAAAGGTGACGAGCTACTACTGGAGTGCATTGcagagggctt TCCAACTCCCATGATTGAGTGGTTGAAGATAGACCACAGGCTGCCTGACAGAGTAACAATCGAGAACCATGGGAAACTCCTGAGCATTgaccaggttgatgaagacgacAATGGGAAGTACATGTGTAAGGCTATGAACATCCACGGAATGGCCGTCCACTACTTTGACGTATCAGtggaag AGCCTCCTCAGTGGGTGTCTGAGCCTGAGAGCCAGCTTAGTATGATTGGCTCAGATGTGCTCATCAATTGCTCCGCCACGGGCACTCCTCAGCCCACCATCCAATGGATGGTGAATGGAAAGCCTATTGAGG AGGTCCCAGCATCTAACAGAAaagagtttgatgacaaaattgtCTTGCACAAAGCCAACTCGACTGACAGTGCCGTCTACCAATGTGAGGCCTCCAACAGACATGGAACCCTGCTAGCCAATGCCAATATCATGATCATGA ATCTGCCTCCTATGATCCTGACAGAGGAAGGTCTGGAGTATTCAGCTGTGGAGGGGAAGGTTATAGTGATGCACTGCAAGGTGTTCAGTTCTCCACCCTCTGCTGTTACCTG GAACAAGGAGGACTCCACAGGATCTGTGGAGGGACCAAGGTTTACAGTTCACCAGAATGGATCATTGGAGATCTATAATGTGGAAAAAGAAGACATGGGCCAATACACATGTTACACCAAGAATACTGAAGGGGCGTCTGCTATCACTGCCCTACTGGATGTTAAAG ATCCCACAAAGATATTCCAGGCCCCGGAAGACTTGCAGGTCCTAATAGGAACCACAGCCCAGCTCTCCTGCCTGGCGGTGTACGACAACTCATTCAGTGGCGACTTTGAGATTGTGTGGGAAAAAGACGATATGGAGATAGCCCTAAACCACACAGAGAATTCTGG ATATTTCATAGATGATGGTATACTGCAGATCGTCAACGTCAGCCACAGAGACCAGGGCATGTACAAGTGTGTGGCCAGTACTCCAATGGATCAGGACACTGCCTCTGCACTACTCATGGTGCTGG ACATCCCACATGCACCTGAGAATTTGGTGCTATCTGAACACAAGGGCAGAAGTGTGAAGCTCAAATGGATCACTGGGGAGGACCACAACAGCTCAACCACTG AGTTCATTATTGAGTATGAGGAGAGCCAGTGGGAGCCGGGGACCTGGAGAGAGCTTCAGAGAGTTCCTGGAAATCARGGCTCGGCAGTCCTCAAACTTTACGGACATGTCGACTATCGCTTCCGAGTGTCTGGAGTTAACACAGTGGGCAGAGGGCGCCCCAGTGAGCCCACAGAGAGATACAAGACCCCTCCCGCAG CCCCTGACAAGAACCCTGAAAATATCAAAATTGAAGGTCATTTGCCACATGAAATGGATATCAACTGGGAG CCATTGTCCCCCATTGAACACAATGGGCCAGGCCTTGAATATAAGGTGAGTTATAAGAGACAGCATGTGGAGGAGGACTGGCAGGAMCATGTGGTGAAGAGACACTCGTTTGTGGTGAAGGACACTCCCACGTTTGTGCCATATGAGATCAGGATCCAGGCAAGGAACCACCAGGGATGGGGACCTGAACCCAAAGTGGTGACGGGCTACTCTGGAGAAGACT TCCCCTCTGCGGCTCCTGATGATGCAGCGGTGGAGGTGATGAACAACTCGCTGGTCAAGGTCAGCTGGACGCGTGTTCACAAGGACAAGCTGCATGGACATCTGGGAGGCTACAGG ATAAACTGGTGGCGGCTGCGTAGTCTGCTGGACTCAAAGAAGACTCACGGGGACAAACACACTCTGACATTCCCGGGGGACCGGAACCATGCCATGGTACCAGGGCTCACGCCCTTCTCTGAGTACAGCCTCATCGTCATGACCTTCAACAGGCGAGGCAATGGGCCAGGTAGCCACGCCGTCAACTTCAAAACCCCAGAGGGAG TTCCAGAGAAAAACCCAGTTTTCAGGGTCACAGATGTTCAGAAGCACACTGTCACTCTCACCTGGGCACCTCCCCTGGAGGTCAACGGAGTCCTTACAGGATACCTGCTAGAGTATCAGCTGA tcaaCGACACAGACGAGGTGGGTGTCCTGCAGACTGTGGACATCAGCAACCCTGACACCACCATGTGGGTCCTGCAGAACCTGGAGGCCATCAGCAGATACAAGTTCTACCTGCGCCCCTGCACCAGGGTGGGCTGTGGGCCCCGGGTCAGCAAGGAGAGCACCACCACGCCTGAAGCAC GTCTGGCAAGCATCCATGGAGGAATCTCTACCCAGGGCTGGTTCATCGGACTGATGTGTGTCGTGGCTCTCCTCACACTCATGGTGTTAATCGCCTGCTTTGTCAACAGAAATAAAGGAGGGAAATATTCCG TAAAGGAGAAAGAGGATCTTCACCCAGACCTAGAATCCCAGGGTATCCATGATGACACCTTCTGTGAATACAG TGACAATGATGAGAAGCCACTGAAGGGCAGCCAGCACTCTCTGAGCGGACAGATCAAAGCAGAGGACAGTGGGGACAGCCTGGTGGACTATGGGGATGAGGACATCCAGTTCAACGAGGATGGCTCCTTTATCGGCGAGTACGCAGGTCGCAAAGAAAAGAAGGTGTCCATGGAAGTCAAAGGAACCACCAATCAGAGCACAGCGTGA
- the LOC111969545 gene encoding neural cell adhesion molecule L1-like protein isoform X2, protein MRMRSSSWSPGLALLVGVVASICAFHPTTAIDIPLEVEQLPTITEASPSSLIAFPFDESFPMTCEAKGNPKPEFWWTKNGEEFDPYQDPRLIKEKNSGTFVIPNTGNLTEYQGIYRCYASNKLGTAITEEIEFVVPHVPKFPKEKIDPIEVEEGQPVILECNPPKGIPPLQIYWMTIGLQHIEQDDRVSMGLNGDLFFSNALEKDSHRDYCCFAAFPKIRTIVQKNAMSVIVKSKNSNNDSSSGPGHANSIMERKPSLLMPSGVKSKTQLVKGDELLLECIAEGFPTPMIEWLKIDHRLPDRVTIENHGKLLSIDQVDEDDNGKYMCKAMNIHGMAVHYFDVSVEEPPQWVSEPESQLSMIGSDVLINCSATGTPQPTIQWMVNGKPIEEVPASNRKEFDDKIVLHKANSTDSAVYQCEASNRHGTLLANANIMIMNLPPMILTEEGLEYSAVEGKVIVMHCKVFSSPPSAVTWNKEDSTGSVEGPRFTVHQNGSLEIYNVEKEDMGQYTCYTKNTEGASAITALLDVKDPTKIFQAPEDLQVLIGTTAQLSCLAVYDNSFSGDFEIVWEKDDMEIALNHTENSGYFIDDGILQIVNVSHRDQGMYKCVASTPMDQDTASALLMVLDIPHAPENLVLSEHKGRSVKLKWITGEDHNSSTTEFIIEYEESQWEPGTWRELQRVPGNQGSAVLKLYGHVDYRFRVSGVNTVGRGRPSEPTERYKTPPAAPDKNPENIKIEGHLPHEMDINWEPLSPIEHNGPGLEYKVSYKRQHVEEDWQXHVVKRHSFVVKDTPTFVPYEIRIQARNHQGWGPEPKVVTGYSGEDFPSAAPDDAAVEVMNNSLVKVSWTRVHKDKLHGHLGGYRINWWRLRSLLDSKKTHGDKHTLTFPGDRNHAMVPGLTPFSEYSLIVMTFNRRGNGPGSHAVNFKTPEGVPEKNPVFRVTDVQKHTVTLTWAPPLEVNGVLTGYLLEYQLINDTDEVGVLQTVDISNPDTTMWVLQNLEAISRYKFYLRPCTRVGCGPRVSKESTTTPEARLASIHGGISTQGWFIGLMCVVALLTLMVLIACFVNRNKGGKYSVKEKEDLHPDLESQGIHDDTFCEYSDNDEKPLKGSQHSLSGQIKAEDSGDSLVDYGDEDIQFNEDGSFIGEYAGRKEKKVSMEVKGTTNQSTA, encoded by the exons ATGAGGATGAGGTCGTCGAGTTGGAGCCCAGGATTGGCTCTCCTGGTGGGTGTGGTCGCCAGTATCTGTGCCTTTCACCCCACCACTGCCATAGACATACCACTGGAGG TTGAGCAGCTGCCCACCATCACAGAGGCCTCCCCCAGCTCTCTGATCGCCTTCCCCTTCGATGAGAGCTTCCCCATGACGTGTGAAGCCAAAGGGAACCCCAAGCCAGA ATTCTGGTGGACGAAGAATGGGGAAGAGTTTGACCCTTACCAGGACCCAAGGCTGATCAAGGAGAAAAACTCGGGGACGTTTGTGATCCCCAACACTGGGAACCTCACAGAGTACCAGGGAATTTACCGCTGTTATGCCTCGAATAAACTAGGGACAGCCATAACAGAGGAGATTGAGTTTGTTGTGCCCC ATGTACCGAAGTTTCCTAAGGAGAAGATTGATCCCATCGAGGTGGAGGAGGGTCAGCCTGTCATTCTGGAGTGTAACCCTCCTAAAGGAATCCCTCCTTTACAGATCTATTGGATGACCATCG GCCTTCAGCACATAGAGCAGGATGACAGGGTGTCCATGGGTCTGAACGGCGACCTGTTCTTCTCTAATGCTCTGGAGAAGGATAGCCACAGAGACTACTGCTGCTTCGCTGCCTTCCCCAAGATACGCACCATCGTACAGAAGAATGCCATGTCTGTCATAGTCAAGAGCA AAAATTCAAACAATGACTCAAGTAGCGGTCCAGGTCATG CCAATTCAATCATGGAGAGAAAACCAAGTCTTCTGATGCCCTCTGGTGTCAAGTCGAAGACACAGCTGGTGAAAGGTGACGAGCTACTACTGGAGTGCATTGcagagggctt TCCAACTCCCATGATTGAGTGGTTGAAGATAGACCACAGGCTGCCTGACAGAGTAACAATCGAGAACCATGGGAAACTCCTGAGCATTgaccaggttgatgaagacgacAATGGGAAGTACATGTGTAAGGCTATGAACATCCACGGAATGGCCGTCCACTACTTTGACGTATCAGtggaag AGCCTCCTCAGTGGGTGTCTGAGCCTGAGAGCCAGCTTAGTATGATTGGCTCAGATGTGCTCATCAATTGCTCCGCCACGGGCACTCCTCAGCCCACCATCCAATGGATGGTGAATGGAAAGCCTATTGAGG AGGTCCCAGCATCTAACAGAAaagagtttgatgacaaaattgtCTTGCACAAAGCCAACTCGACTGACAGTGCCGTCTACCAATGTGAGGCCTCCAACAGACATGGAACCCTGCTAGCCAATGCCAATATCATGATCATGA ATCTGCCTCCTATGATCCTGACAGAGGAAGGTCTGGAGTATTCAGCTGTGGAGGGGAAGGTTATAGTGATGCACTGCAAGGTGTTCAGTTCTCCACCCTCTGCTGTTACCTG GAACAAGGAGGACTCCACAGGATCTGTGGAGGGACCAAGGTTTACAGTTCACCAGAATGGATCATTGGAGATCTATAATGTGGAAAAAGAAGACATGGGCCAATACACATGTTACACCAAGAATACTGAAGGGGCGTCTGCTATCACTGCCCTACTGGATGTTAAAG ATCCCACAAAGATATTCCAGGCCCCGGAAGACTTGCAGGTCCTAATAGGAACCACAGCCCAGCTCTCCTGCCTGGCGGTGTACGACAACTCATTCAGTGGCGACTTTGAGATTGTGTGGGAAAAAGACGATATGGAGATAGCCCTAAACCACACAGAGAATTCTGG ATATTTCATAGATGATGGTATACTGCAGATCGTCAACGTCAGCCACAGAGACCAGGGCATGTACAAGTGTGTGGCCAGTACTCCAATGGATCAGGACACTGCCTCTGCACTACTCATGGTGCTGG ACATCCCACATGCACCTGAGAATTTGGTGCTATCTGAACACAAGGGCAGAAGTGTGAAGCTCAAATGGATCACTGGGGAGGACCACAACAGCTCAACCACTG AGTTCATTATTGAGTATGAGGAGAGCCAGTGGGAGCCGGGGACCTGGAGAGAGCTTCAGAGAGTTCCTGGAAATCARGGCTCGGCAGTCCTCAAACTTTACGGACATGTCGACTATCGCTTCCGAGTGTCTGGAGTTAACACAGTGGGCAGAGGGCGCCCCAGTGAGCCCACAGAGAGATACAAGACCCCTCCCGCAG CCCCTGACAAGAACCCTGAAAATATCAAAATTGAAGGTCATTTGCCACATGAAATGGATATCAACTGGGAG CCATTGTCCCCCATTGAACACAATGGGCCAGGCCTTGAATATAAGGTGAGTTATAAGAGACAGCATGTGGAGGAGGACTGGCAGGAMCATGTGGTGAAGAGACACTCGTTTGTGGTGAAGGACACTCCCACGTTTGTGCCATATGAGATCAGGATCCAGGCAAGGAACCACCAGGGATGGGGACCTGAACCCAAAGTGGTGACGGGCTACTCTGGAGAAGACT TCCCCTCTGCGGCTCCTGATGATGCAGCGGTGGAGGTGATGAACAACTCGCTGGTCAAGGTCAGCTGGACGCGTGTTCACAAGGACAAGCTGCATGGACATCTGGGAGGCTACAGG ATAAACTGGTGGCGGCTGCGTAGTCTGCTGGACTCAAAGAAGACTCACGGGGACAAACACACTCTGACATTCCCGGGGGACCGGAACCATGCCATGGTACCAGGGCTCACGCCCTTCTCTGAGTACAGCCTCATCGTCATGACCTTCAACAGGCGAGGCAATGGGCCAGGTAGCCACGCCGTCAACTTCAAAACCCCAGAGGGAG TTCCAGAGAAAAACCCAGTTTTCAGGGTCACAGATGTTCAGAAGCACACTGTCACTCTCACCTGGGCACCTCCCCTGGAGGTCAACGGAGTCCTTACAGGATACCTGCTAGAGTATCAGCTGA tcaaCGACACAGACGAGGTGGGTGTCCTGCAGACTGTGGACATCAGCAACCCTGACACCACCATGTGGGTCCTGCAGAACCTGGAGGCCATCAGCAGATACAAGTTCTACCTGCGCCCCTGCACCAGGGTGGGCTGTGGGCCCCGGGTCAGCAAGGAGAGCACCACCACGCCTGAAGCAC GTCTGGCAAGCATCCATGGAGGAATCTCTACCCAGGGCTGGTTCATCGGACTGATGTGTGTCGTGGCTCTCCTCACACTCATGGTGTTAATCGCCTGCTTTGTCAACAGAAATAAAGGAGGGAAATATTCCG TAAAGGAGAAAGAGGATCTTCACCCAGACCTAGAATCCCAGGGTATCCATGATGACACCTTCTGTGAATACAG TGACAATGATGAGAAGCCACTGAAGGGCAGCCAGCACTCTCTGAGCGGACAGATCAAAGCAGAGGACAGTGGGGACAGCCTGGTGGACTATGGGGATGAGGACATCCAGTTCAACGAGGATGGCTCCTTTATCGGCGAGTACGCAGGTCGCAAAGAAAAGAAGGTGTCCATGGAAGTCAAAGGAACCACCAATCAGAGCACAGCGTGA